In Leishmania mexicana MHOM/GT/2001/U1103 complete genome, chromosome 20, one genomic interval encodes:
- a CDS encoding mitogen activated kinase-like protein → MSCASARTPIEKYDIHDAFLALSVLRKLPEYTRELEESSSEMLYRIIYRSIYAARWYYRRYSRYREFVHLLSTYTECIAVKSFNPAHRVAELLAAHTSQLHTPQLWQRLPLPLVASLLLAVIFCIATVILISIGEDCCRKGDVAALILSCVSVVCLCALFPLIYASLKWRGYRGPERFVDWMVRMACDNAQNQNSYYNPLSDRIELTEQAIVEDTDAFLVETDTAHRNRSAIAMLLTEATEDEGSVVLRSRGLPPAMIGLNPIYRHMIIIMTDFDGKVVMWSDGAATCFGFSARDVEGNNINSLLYGERSVELYATMTEAAVKNLDLSEKVLTMAHMSLGTLSISATVVVSREAKSNRSVGFTLIGSVRSDELSQTQTVLHSFFVTELSQLSVKDSQFRQIVDCLRWKNLRDLSALARDWRSAHIRQLLSEVIKGRQRYVSVEVDPKVTELPPILCDTAGVTAVLNRTFELFCEKISVRVEQKRTTSAVYQLIVVYRHDMSGLNRNTLMGITRSANDLGGIVVDSPGTLKLLLPFMVKDEVIQALKPQGAAAQKPIGHDPLIVLLLEKNAVHRHNISASIWSCGHSLRLIENVRKALQAIEGSTDLGCAIVDVDVKGFDRVIEALLAKHIYIIETSEALDGGAKRGDALLKKPISNEALHKELERATYKCEEAKRAGVELLKRREVFGKVRNSPWTQGRLLGRGGCAAVYEATSTLTGGKMAVKIIRVSGNFEERIDEFMNEIGILCQLTHPNIIHYFYCERTETTLNLFMAMADQGTVADLIKRCPQLPENHVATIMKQLLQAVNYLHECGIIHRDIKPGNMLISQGQLKLSDFGTATTNVREGTVGTISYMAPEVVDGKPSGKESDIWSIGCVVCECLQIKRSGDGLLGYGAPEEYPSDVSAQAIDFIKACMQRNPSERATTGTLLLHDFIVHLDQEVSQLAEVLAETSPNDEGAKPPKARSSFSDSTVISWSFD, encoded by the coding sequence ATGAGCTGCGCCTCAGCGAGAACACCCATCGAAAAATATGATATACACGATGCTTTCCTGGCCCTGAGTGTCCTGAGGAAGCTACCAGAGTACACGAGGGAGCTGGAAGAGAGCTCTTCAGAGATGTTGTACCGAATCATTTATAGATCGATTTACGCCGCCCGATGGTACTACCGCCGCTACTCCCGGTATAGGGAATTCGTTCATTTACTCAGCACATATACGGAGTGTATTGCTGTGAAATCATTCAACCCTGCACACCGAGTCGCGGAACTACTTGCAGCGCACACTTCACAACTTCATACTCCGCAGCTatggcagcggctgccgcttccCCTTGtcgcttctcttcttcttgccGTGATTTTCTGCATTGCGACGGTGATACTTATCAGTATTGGAGAAGATTGCTGTCGAAAAGGGGATGTTGCTGCGCTGATACTGAGCTGTGTGAGTGTCGTGTGCCTATGTGCCCTGTTTCCACTCATTTATGCATCCCTAAAGTGGCGCGGATACAGAGGACCGGAGCGGTTTGTGGACTGGATGGTGCGAATGGCCTGTGACAACGCTCAAAACCAAAATTCTTACTACAACCCACTGTCGGACCGAATTGAACTCACCGAGCAAGCGATAGTCGAGGACACAGATGCGTTCCTTGTTGAAACCGACACTGCCCATCGTAACCGAAGTGCTATCGCGATGCTCTTAACAGAGGCCACCGAAGACGAGGGGAGTGTTGTCTTGCGGAGCAGAGGCCTTCCTCCTGCTATGATCGGACTGAACCCCATCTATAGACATATGATAATTATCATGACGGACTTTGATGGGAAGGTCGTAATGTGGAGCGATGGCGCGGCTACTTGCTTCGGCTTCAGTGCGCGAGACGTCGAGGGGAACAATATAAATTCTCTTCTCTATGGCGAACGATCGGTGGAGCTCTACGCAACAATGACTGAAGCTGCAGTGAAAAACTTGGACCTCTCAGAAAAGGTCCTCACCATGGCACATATGAGTTTGGGCACACTCTCTATCAGCGCAACAGTGGTTGTCAGCCGAGAGGCCAAATCGAATCGGTCCGTGGGGTTCACTCTCATCGGGTCTGTACGCTCCGATGAGCTGTCGCAGAcgcagacggtgctgcacTCTTTTTTTGTGACAGAACTGTCGCAGCTGTCTGTCAAGGACAGCCAATTTCGACAAATTGTGGACTGCTTGCGGTGGAAAAACCTGCGCGACCTCTCCGCGCTGGCGAGGGACTGGAGAAGCGCGCACAttcggcagctgctgtcCGAGGTCATCAAAGGGAGGCAGCGCTACGTGAGCGTCGAGGTCGATCCAAAGGTAACCGAATTGCCGCCTATTCTCTGCGACACGGCGGGCGTTACTGCTGTGCTGAATCGCACTTTTGAGCTGTTCTGCGAAAAAATCAGCGTTCGCGTTGAGCAGAAACGCACGACCAGTGCGGTGTACCAGCTCATTGTAGTTTACCGTCATGACATGTCTGGGCTCAACCGAAATACCTTGATGGGCATCACCCGATCTGCAAATGACCTTGGTGGCATTGTAGTCGACTCCCCCGGCACACTAAAGCTGTTGCTGCCCTTCATGGTGAAGGATGAGGTAATTCAAGCCTTGAAGCCTcaaggcgccgctgcacaaAAGCCAATCGGACACGACCCCCTCATTGTGCTGCTCTTGGAGAAGAACGCTGTGCACCGTCACAACATATCTGCCTCCATCTGGAGCTGCGGCCATTCTCTGCGGCTGATTGAGAACGTTCGAAAGGCTTTGCAAGCCATCGAAGGATCGACCGACCTCGGTTGCGCTATTGTCGACGTCGACGTGAAAGGCTTTGACCGCGTGATCGAGGCACTGCTGGCGAAGCACATCTACATAATCGAAACCTCTGAGGCGCTAGACGGCGGTGCAAAACGCGGTGATGCCCTTCTGAAGAAGCCGATTTCGAATGAGGCGCTCCATAAGGAGTTAGAGAGGGCCACCTACAAgtgcgaggaggcgaagcgtGCCGGtgtggagctgctgaagcggcGAGAGGTGTTCGGAAAGGTGCGCAACAGTCCATGGACACAGGGCCGTCTGCTCGGGCGTGGTGGGTGCGCTGCCGTATACGAGGCGACTTCCACCCTGACGGGCGGAAAAATGGCTGTCAAGATAATCCGCGTTTCTGGCAACTTTGAAGAGCGCATCGACGAGTTTATGAATGAGATTGGGATTCTGTGTCAGTTGACACATCCGAACATCATTCATTACTTTTACTGCGAGCGAACCGAGACAACCCTCAACCTCTTCATGGCGATGGCTGACCAGGGTACGGTGGCCGACCTTATCAAGCGCTGCCCACAACTGCCCGAGAACCACGTCGCCACCATCATGAAGCAACTTCTGCAAGCGGTCAACTACTTGCACGAGTGTGGCATTATCCACCGCGACATTAAACCAGGCAACATGCTCATTTCGCAAGGGCAGCTGAAGCTGTCTGACTTTGGCACAGCCACCACGAACGTTCGAGAGGGCACGGTTGGCACCATCAGCTACATGGCCCCAGAGGTCGTTGACGGGAAGCCGAGCGGTAAGGAAAGCGATATCTGGTCGATCGGCTGCGTCGTCTGCGAGTGTTTGCAGATCAAGCGTTCTGGTGATGGCTTGCTTGGCTATGGCGCACCAGAAGAGTACCCAAGTGATGTATCCGCTCAGGCGATCGACTTCATCAAGGCCTGCATGCAGAGAAATCCGTCAGAGCGCGCAACAACtggcacgctgctgctgcacgacTTCATTGTACATCTCGACCAAGAGGTGTCACAGCTGGCTGAGGTACTAGCCGAGACGTCGCCAAACGACGAGGGGGCAAAGCCACCTAAAGCCCGCAGCAGTTTCAGTGACTCCACCGTCATCAGCTGGTCCTTCGACTAG